The Halorussus gelatinilyticus genome contains the following window.
GGGATTTTTGACGCCCCGCGCGGAACCACCGGGTGATGAGTAAACCGGGCATCCTCGGCACGCTTCAACTCGCGGCGACGCTCGTGTTCGCGCTTCCGATCGCTCTGCTCGGCATCCAGTTCCTCCTCGACGGCAAGACCTTGCTGGGCGGCGGCTTCGTCGCCGTGGCGGTCCTGATGGTCGTACTGGAGGAGTATCTGACGACGCCGACCGACGTTCCGGGCGCGGTGGCCGAGAAGACCATCGGGAAGGTCGCCAAGACGCCCGACGACGAGGAGTGACGGAGCGGAAACCGGCGGTCGGACTACAGGCTTTTCCAGCCTGATGTGCAAGTAGTTGGCACGGACTGTTTCCACTGCGACGGGAAAATCGACAGAACGACCGAGCACTTCG
Protein-coding sequences here:
- a CDS encoding DUF7533 family protein; translation: MSKPGILGTLQLAATLVFALPIALLGIQFLLDGKTLLGGGFVAVAVLMVVLEEYLTTPTDVPGAVAEKTIGKVAKTPDDEE